In Sphingobacterium sp. SYP-B4668, the sequence AGCAGCATTGGGATCTACAGCGGATGATACCCCTGAAGGGAAGTCCATTGTTGAATTGGCAGCGCTTGATCCTTTATCCTTGCATGTCGAACAGCCACGTTATATCAATTTTACTGCCGAAACACGCACTTCGGGTGTCGACTTTGGAGATACGCGGATTCGAAAAGGCTCTACAGATGCCATAAAGGCTATTGTAACACAGGCTGGGCACCCCTTTCCAACCGAAGTGGACGAAAAAGTGAAATTCATTTCGAGCAATGGAGGAACGCCTTTAGTCGTGTCTGAGAATGAAGAGGTAATGGGGGTAATCGAGTTACAGGATATTATAAAACCCGGTATTCAGGAACGTTTTCAGCGGCTTCGCAAAATGGGCATTAAGACCGTAATGGTTACCGGAGATAATCCGTTGACCGCCAAGTTTATCGCTGAAAAAGCAGGAGTAGATGATTTTATCGCAGAGGCTAAGCCCGAGGACAAAATGAACTACATTAAGCGTGAGCAAGCCGAAGGGCGTTTGGTGGCCATGATGGGAGACGGGACTAATGATGCACCAGCTTTGGCGCAGGCTGATGTAGGAGTAGCGATGAATAGTGGTACACAGGCTGCTAAAGAAGCTGGTAATATGGTCGATCTAGATAATGACCCGACCAAATTAATAGAGGTCGTCGAAATAGGAAAGCAGCTCCTGATGACTAGAGGTACCTTAACGACTTTTTCTATTGCCAATGATGTAGCCAAATACTTTGCGATTATCCCGGCATTATTTATTACCGCTATCCCAGCTTTACAGGGGTTGAATATCATGAACTTGACCAGTCCACAAAGTGCAATCCTCTCCGCCGTCATTTTCAATGCCATTATTATTCCAATGTTGATCCCTTTGGCGCTCAAAGGAGTGGCATACAAACCCATAGGCGCATCGGCACTACTACGTAGGAATCTATTTGTGTATGGATTCGGGGGAATTGTCATTCCGTTCATAGGCATAAAATTGATCGATGTGGTCGTGTCTTTATTTATCTAACTAAAAAAATTAAACAAATGAAACTACATCTTTTATCCGCCATAAGACTGACCCTGGCCACTCTCGTGTTGTTCACGGTCATTTATCCCTTAATTATTTGGAGCATTGCCCAAGTAGCACCCAATCAAGGCAAAGGCTTTGTCGTACAAAACCGTACCCAGACAGCTGTATTTTACGAAAATATTGGCCAATCCTTTACACAGGACAAGTATTTCTGGTCGAGGCCCTCAGCTGTAGATTACAACGCAGCAGGATCTGGAGCGAGCAATAAAGGACCTTCCAATTCTGAATATCTTGAAGTGGTAAAGGGACGTATCCAAGCATTTATGGTGCATAATCCTGATGTTCAACGGGCACAGATTCCTGTTGACTTAGTTACTGCCAGCGGAAGTGGACTCGATCCACACATCTCTGTCCAGGCAGCAACTGTGCAGGTCAGTCGTATTGCCAAAATACGCAATATCCCGACCGATCAGCTCAAGAGGCTTATTGAGCAGCAAGTTGAAAAACCCCTTTTGGGCTTATTCGGCCCTCAACAGGTCAATGTGTTGCGTCTCAATTTGGCTTTAGATGCGCTTGTCCAATAACAATATGGTGCAGTCATTAACAATATAATATTAAGATGAATCTATTTATAAAATACCTGACATTTGGTGTCATCCTCTCTCCATTGGTCACTCCTGAAAGATCCTATGCGCAGACAACAAGCAACCCACTGATCATTAGCGGATATGCCGAAGCATACTATACCCAAGATTTTAACAAACCCAGCCAACATATGCGTCCAGGGTTTATATACAGTCACAATCGCGCAAATGAAATCAATATCAATCTCGCGTACATTAAGGCCAATTATACAAGCGAACAGGTGCGGAGCAATCTTGCGCTTGCAGCAGGAACGTATATGAATGCCAATTACAGTGCCGAACCTGGAGTCTTGAAAAATGTATATGAGGCCAATGTAGGCGTTAAGATCTCTAAGCGACACAATCTTTGGATAGATGCCGGGATCATGCCCTCCCATCTGGGGTTTGAAAGTGCCGTAGGCAAGGACAACTGGACGTTGACACGCAGTCTTTTTGCTGAAAATTCACCTTACTTCGAAACTGGTGCTAAGATTACCTATACCACTACCGACGATCGTTGGGTTCTGAGCGGGTTGTTTTTGAATGGCTGGCAACGGATACAACGTATAGATGGCAACAGTACTCCTGCATTTGGCCACCAGCTAACGTTTAAACCCAATGAAAGATTACTTATCAATAGCGGATCATTTGTCGGTAGCGACAAGGCGGATAGTGTCAAGCAGATGCGGTACTTTCATAATTTGTATGCCATATACCAGATCACTGACAAATGGGGGGTGACAGCAGGATTTGACTTGGGGGTGCAGCAGAAGGCCAAAGGTAGCGAGGATTACAGCACCTGGTACACACCTGTATTCGTGACTCGATATTCCCCTAGCCAACGCGTCAATATTGTGGCACGTGCTGAATACTATAAGGATAATGATCAAGTAATCATATCCACAGGGACCGACCGTGGATTTCAGACTACTGGATTTTCTTTAAATGTGGATTATGTAATATTGGCCAATGTGATGTGGAGGACAGAATTGCGTAATTTGAAAAGTAAAGATGCTATTTTTACAAATAGGAATACAGAACCGACCGATAATAGTCTGACGGCGACTACAGCATTGACTTTTAGCTTCTAGGACGTTGTAAGTGGCAAGGATAACGTTTATATGGATAACGATAGAAAAAACGCCGAATATTTCCTTTCCTTGATTAAAAAATCGAGGAAAGGAAAATTTAAGATTTATATCGGCATGAGTGCCGGTGTAGGAAAGACCTATAGAATGCTTCAAGAGGCACATGCCCTGCTGCGGACAGGAATCGATGTGAAAATTGGTTATATAGAGACGCACCATAGAGCCGAAACCCATGAATTGAGTATAGGATTGCCGACAATCCCAAGGCGCAAGTCCTTTTATAAAGGAAAGGAATTGGAGGAAATGGATGTTCAGGCTATTCTCAATGTAAGACCTGAAGTTGTACTGGTTGACGAACTGGCCCATTCCAATATAGAAGGTAGTAAAAATGAAAAGCGCTGGCAGGATGTCATTGAGATTCTAGAAGCGGGGATTAGCGTCATTAGCGCAGTCAATATTCAGCATATTGAGAGCCTTAATGAAGAGGTTCGGGGTATCACGGGTATAGAAGTCAAAGAGCGGATTCCCGATCGAGTGATTACTATGGCAGACGAGGTCGTCAATATTGACTTGACGGCTGAAGATTTGATCATCCGTCTCAAAGAGGGGAAAATATATCCACAGGATAAGATAAAGACCGCACTGGCTAATTTTTTTCAGAACAATCATATTCTTCAACTTAGACAACTTGCGCTTAAAGAGGTCGCGAGCCATGTCGTCAGGCAAGTTGATCATGTTGTGCCTCGCGACGGGAAAAATAAGCACGACCGATTTTTAGCCTGTATTGGAAGTGACGCCAAAAAAGCTAAAAATGTAATTCGAAAGACCGCTCGACTAGCCAGTTACTATGGAGGGGATTGGTTTGTCCTATACGTGCAGACGCCACGAGAAGATGTGCATAAGATACCTTTAGATAAGCAAAGGATGCTGATTAATAATTTTAAGTTAGCGACCGAGTTAGGGGGCAAAGTATTACAGGTGAAGGACCGTAAAGTGCCCAACGCAATTATGGAGCAGGTTACTAAGATGAATATTACAACTGTATGTATTGGTAAACCCAAATTGTCTCTTATTCGTATTATATGGGCTACTGGAGTGTTCAACGAGTTGCTAAAGAAACTTTCCTCCGCGAATATAGATTTGGTAATTCTCTCCTAATTGAAAACGGATTCGGCAGAGGTATCTTAAATCGTTTGAATAAGATGTAAGTTTGTTAGGGTAATGAGGTGAAATAAGTAAATTAAGAGGATGAAACCAAGATAGTAAATAATAGGGATACATGGAGCAATCATTATTTACGCGGGCTCTCATCAGCAATCGAAAAGAAAATAATAGGATGAAAATTAAAGCAAAGTTGACCCTCGGGGTCGGATCCTTATTTTTATTAATAATATTATTGGCCGGGGTGAGTACCTATTATGTCAATAGCCTAAAGAAGGATACTAAGAATATTCTGCGTGCCAACTATAATACATTGGAATACGGCCGTGGAATGTTGTTGACATTGGACGAAATCCAGAAAGATCCCACCGCCATTGAGGTATTTGAATCTAATTTGCAGAAGCAGATTCAAAATGAGACAGAGCCTGGGGAGAAGGAGGCTACCGAACAAATTGTGAAGCACTTTGACGCCTTGAAAAAGGATCAGAATGATTCTGCTCTATTTGTATTTTTAAGAAGAGACATTACCGAGGTAATGCGACTCAATATGGAGGCAATCGTGCGCAAGAGCGATGTTGCTAATAATACGGCTGAATCCGCAATTGTGTGGATATCGGTCACTGGGGCGCTTTGTTTTTTATTCGCATTTGTTCTGTTGGTTAATCTGCCTGGCAATATTGCCGATCCTATCAAAGAACTCACGGTCAGTATTAAACAAATAGCTGCACAGCAATATGGCCAGCGAGTGCATTTTGAGGGACATAGTGAGTTTGGAGAATTGGCCCAATCTTTTAATACGATGGCGCAGAAACTGGAAGAATATTCGAATAGCAAGTTGGCGAATATTATGAAAGAAAAAACCCGGATCGAAACGCTAATTAATAATATGCATGATCCAGTGATTGGTATTGACGAGCATAAAAAGATACTCTTTGCCAATGAAGAAGCGCTAAAAGTGGCCGGTCTAAATTGGCTGGAAATACAAGGTCGGCAAATCCAAGATATTGCAGTTTCTAATGATTTAGTCCGCTCGCTGATTACAGATTTGGTGGCTGGTCACTCCGTGTCAACAAATGGGGAGCCAATTAAGATTGCCGCAGATGGCAAGCAGCAATATTTTGATAAGGAAGTGTTAGACATCAATATCGTACCTACCGGAGAGCAGACACCTCAGCTCATTGGTCATGTGATTTTACTCAAAAATATTACACCCTTTAAGGAACTTGATTTTGCGAAAACAAATTTCATTGCAACGGTTTCACACGAACTGAAGACACCGATTTCTTCGATTAAGATGAGTCTCAATATATTGAATCATGTGCGTACAGGGACGCTCAATGAAGAGCAGCAGCAACTCCTGGAAAGTATAGGCGATGATAGCGAAAGATTGCTCAAAATTACCTCTGAATTGTTAAATATGTCCCAAGTGGAGACGGGTAATATCCAATTGAACATACAGCAAGCCGATCCTACACATATCTTAAAGTATGCGCTTGAGGCTACCAAGGTCTCTGCCGATCAAAAGATGCTACAGGTTACCACCGTAGTGGATGCAAATCTGCCTGTGTTGAGTGTCGATCCAGAAAAAACGGCATGGGTACTCACTAATTTCATTACCAACGCTATTCGCTATGCTCCTGAGCAAACGGAGATTATTGTATCACTATGCCGTGACAACGATCGGATTCTATTTTCTGTTCGGGATTTCGGTCCGGGAATAGATCATCGGTATCAGGAGCGCATATTCGAACGCTATTTCCAAATCCCGGGTAGCTCAAAGGCTGGGACGGGTTTGGGATTGGCAATCAGTAAGGAATTTATAGAAAATCAAGGTGGACGAATAGGTGTGGACAGCGAGCAAGGAATGGGGAGTACTTTTTATTTCTATTTCCCTATCCGATAATAAGATAGTTCTCGCAGATTGCTAGATGGCGCTATTGGCAAGTTTCCTGTGGTCGAACGTTTGCTGCTTATTCTCACTGGAAAATAAGCAGCAAGGTCAGGATAGAGACTAAAAAAGTACATCTTTAATTTCTGGCGTCTTGTCGAAAACGGATTTTGCAAAGGGACAGAGGGGCAATATTTTTATGTTGTTTTCCCGCGCGTAGGATACGATTTCCAATACAATCTTCTTTCCGATGGATTGGCCGCGATACGCATCGCTCACATCTGTATGATCAATGATAATCTTGGTGTCTCCGGCATGGGTATAGGTTACTCTACCTGCTTCTTTCTCGTTGTCGATCATAGAGAAGTAACCCTTTTGAGTGTCTTTAATGTGTTTGATTTCCATGTTTTTTATTTTTTAATAATCGTATATGTTGTCTTAACCTGTAATATGTATCATCTATTTTCTTTTTCTTCTCACAAAGGTACTACCCGATTTGGCAATACATATTGATATAGGTTAAGAAATCGTGTTAGCATGCGCAAACATTTTTTTATTGGAGTCTTACCGATACTGTGTCAACCACGCTATGGCGACAGTATGAGGATTGGAAGTACCAAAAGACATTATGGCCACGACCCACTACTAATCAGCAACCACCAGAATTACTAGCGATTGAAATTTTTATGTGCAAGGTCTTTTCGCACCCGACTCAGGCTTTCTGGGGTGATGCCTAGATAAGATGCAATCAAAATCTGCGGAACACGTAGTGTCAGGTTAGGGTATATCTTAATAAAATCGAGATAACGCTGCTCAGCTGTCGCACTGAGCAATAAGGTGATTCTTTTTTGGAGATGCCGAATATGGTTGTGTAGCGATTTATTGTTAAACTCTAAAAAAGATTGGTTTTCCTTGGCCAACTGTACAATGAATTCTTCATCGATTTGTACAACTTTACTATCCTCTATAGCTTGGATATAATAATCAGAAGGGAGACCAAAATAGACACTGCCTCTATCGGAGACGATCCAATTTTCTGGAGCGAACTGCAAAATATGCTCTTTACCTTTGTCATCAATGGAATATTGCTTGAGTAGACCTTCTTCTACAAAATAAGATAGTTTGCCTACTTCGCCGGCCCGCAGTAGATAGTTTCCCTTTTTTACGGTCAATACTCTACAATTCATGACCAAGTGTTCTATGGTTTGAGTATCTATATCTGTATTGGATGTCAGATATCCGGAATAAGAGAAATTTTTCATCGAAATGTTATTTGTTTAATGTCCTAAAATATTAATATTATTTAGGAACGGAAAATTAGCAAGTATGTAGGTGTATCTCTTGATATTGAAAAGACAATTATTAGGTCTAAATGGTTGCTTTCTAGCTATAAGGCAAATCTTTTTAGTGCAAGGGACGACCGATATGATATTTTTTTCAATTAAAAGATTATATTGCATCGATAACACTTGTTTTTCGATATGAGATAGTTGTTTGCCAAAATTTATGCCATCAATAATTTCGGAACTATAAATGGAGACTTATAGGTACCTAGGGTAAACGAACAAAATCTAAGGATATTTTATTACACTCAAATAAAGCAGGTTTTGTCGCAATAGCAAACAAATTGTTCGGATGAAAAATAGACTTGCCTATCGACTACTTTGGGAACGCATACGGAATGGCGATGAAGATGCATTTTTCGATCTTTATAAATCGTTGTATTATGAGTTGGTCAATTTTGGTGTACGTACGAGTGGTGACGTGGATTTATCTAGTGAAGCAACAGATCAAGTATTTGTGACGATTTGGGAGAAGAGGGAAAAATTGGAACGTGTAGAAAATGTTCAAGCCTATCTCATAACTTTTCTAAAGAGAAAAATTCTAAGACTACTCGAAAAACAGAATAAAATCAATAAAGCCCTTCAAAATGTAAAAGCCGAGGACGATTGGTTTGAGATGCCATACGAAGAGTTTATCATACAGGTCCAAACCAATGAATGGATTCAACATCGATTAAAAGAAGCCTTGGATAAATTGACTTTCAGACAAAAGCAACTTATCCATTTGAAATTTTTCGAAGGGCTTACCTATGAGCAGATTGCCTCACGTACTCAGCAAACAATTAAGACTGCGTATAATACCGTCTATGATGCGTTGAAGATTCTGCGAGAGGAATTAAAAGATATTTAATTATCTAGTTGTCAGTGTTTTGTGTTTTTATTTTATTTTTCCTTAGGAAATTTTCAAATTCTAAGGCACTATAAAGTAAATAGCACCAAATGATAAACAATAAATATGAAAACGTTGAAGATTTTCTAATCGATAATACTTTTCAAGAGTATTGTGCTGGGGACAATCAACAATGTATCCAATACTGGACTAATTATCTGCATAAGCACCCTGAACAGGAGGCCACGATGATACAGGCAAAGAGATTGTATCACATCCTCGTTGGCAACAAAAGACCCTTGGATGCTCAGGTTGGTAAGTTGAAAGCCGATATTCAGGCACTTGCTCCTATCCCAACCATTACTAAATTTCAATTTTCATTTTGGATTAAAACTGCTGCCGCACTAGTCATATTGACAGGCGGATTGCTTTGGGCTATCCAAAGATCTAGCGTAGAGGGTGTCGCTTCCCAACAGCGAGACGTCAGCTACGTGACTGCCAATGGCGAAAAGAAAACTATTGAATTGGCAGATGGTAGTAAGGTGACGCTAAATGCTGGAAGTAAATTGTTTATGGACAAGGGATTTAATGTGAATGAAAGGCATGTCCACTTGACAGGGGAAGCTTTCTTTGATGTCAGTAGTAACAAGGAAAAACCATTTATAGTGCATACACAGGATTTTGATATTCGCGTATTGGGGACATCCTTCAATGTAAAGGCTTATCCCGAAGAGACTACTTCAGAAGCGGTATTGATCCATGGGCTCATTGAAATGAAAAGCAAGAGAGGCAATGAAAATCTAGTGCTGTTGAAGCCCAATCAAAAAGTGACGATATACAAAGCTGAGGAAAAAATTGAAGGCAAAGAGAGTGTGAAGAAAGTGAAAAAATCGCAACTTAAGGAGATTGCGATACAAGATTTAGAACCCGAAGAAGATAACTTGACATTACCGGATGTTGCCTGGAAAGAGAATCGTCTGGAAATTATTGATCAAGACTTCTCCTCGTTGCAACATGTGTTAGAGCGTTGGTATGATGTCGAAATCCAGCTGCAAGACGAACACCTACAGGACTATAGATTTACAGCCACCTTTAACAAAGAGCGTATCGATCAAGTATTAAATGCCTTACAAAAAGTACAACCCTTTAAATATAAGATATATGGAAAAAAAATAACGATTTACAAGTAAAAGAAAAGGATGGTGGTCCAACACCATCCTTCCAAAGTGATTATCAAACCGGCAGTCCCATCTAAGCTAAAAAACGAGCTGCCAAGTTTAAACTTTAACCAAGTACCAAAATATGATTAAAAATTGCTTAATGCAAGTGCATAGAGTATATTTTATGCGCTTTAGATTCATTATCTGGATGAAACTAACCTTAATTATGATGTTGATTGCCAGCCTTCATGTGTCGGCTAGCGTCTATTCTCAGCAAAAAGTTTCTTTTGATGTCAACAGGGCTAAGCTGAGTAAAGTGTTGAAGATTATTGAAGAAAATAGTGATTACTATTTTGTCTATAACTCAAGCAACCAATTATTAAACAAAGAGATTTCCCTTGCAGTGGATAATACCAAGGTAGTGGATGTACTTGCCAAGATATTCAAAAAATCTGGACTTCAATATTCGGTATCAGACGAAGGATTGGTAGTGGTGAGCCAAAGACAAGATTTGCAAGTTAAAGGCATAGTGACAGACGCTGAAGGCCATGCGCTTTCTGGAGCTACCGTCCGTTTGAAAGGCACCGCTATTGGCAGGGCCACTGATATTAATGGTCGTTTTGAACTGGATGTTCCTACTGGTAGTGTACTGATTTTCTCTTTTGCGGGCTATCTATCTCAAGAGGTTGCTGTTCAAGGGAACAACGAACTCAAGATTGTACTTCAAGAAGATAATCAATTATTGAATGAAGTGGTCGTTACTGCCTTAGGAGTAAATCGTGAAAAACGTACTTTGGGATACTCTGTCACCCAAATTAATGGGGAAACCTTGACTCAGGCACGGGAAAATAATATAGCTAATTCGTTGGTTGGTAAAGTTGCGGGGTTAGACGTTAGCTCCACTTCTGGTGGTGTAGGGTCTGCGACTAGTGTTGTTATTCGAGGTGCATCCAGCTTAAGCCAGACCAATCAACCTTTGTATGTGATTAACGGTGTCCCTATGGAGAATGCGCCAGTCGGCTTTGGTAATACCAACCCTAATGGCAATAAAGGTAGCCAATGGGATAATGCTCCCGATATGGGAGATGCCATAGGCAACCTCAATCCGGATGATATCGAGAGTATCTCTGTGTTGAAAGGTGCTGCTGCTTCAGCTCTTTATGGTTCACGAGCAAAAGCTGGTGTTATTTTGATTACGACCAAATCCGGAAAAGGTTCTGGGATTGACTTCAGCAGTAATTACGTTGTAGAACAGGTCATGGATCGGACCGATTGGCAGTATGTGTATGGACAAGGGGCCAATGGAGAAAAACCTCAAGATGGAGTTGCAGCAGCTCAGGTAGGCGGGTCAAGTTGGGGAGCCAAGTTGGACGGTAGTAGTGTGCCACAGTTTGATGGAGTTGCTAGACCATATGTAGCGCAGAAAAAAAATATAGAAAACTTCTATAACAATGGGCATACTTGGACTAATTCCTTGGCACTCAACAAAGCCTTTGAAGGTGGTGCACTACGTTTTTCTGCTAGCGATCTCTCCAATAAGTCCATTATGCCTAATTCTGGTTTAGATAGACAGTCCCTGAATTTGACGGGTACTTTCGAGCCTGTTAAAAGGCTAGCCATTGACGCACGTGCTAATTATATTATTGAAAAGGCAAAAAATCGTCCTATGCTTTCGGATGGTGCGGGCAGTGCTAATTATAATGCCGTATTCCTACCTACGAGTTTGGATATTCGGGATCTGAAACCGTGGAAAACAGATAAAGGATCTGAGATTCCTTATAATACGGGGAATTCATGGGACACTAACCCTTGGTTTGCTGCTTATGAAGTTCAGAATAATACAGATAGAAATCGTTTAATTAGCTCGTTGTCTGCTCGATATACCTTTGAGAACGGTTTGTTTGTACAAGGACGCGCAGGACAAGATTTTTATACAAATAGTTATCTGAGTGTGCTTCCTACGGGTCTTGCCTATGCACCTCCGAATAATCTGGTATCGCAGAAGATGCGGTTCTCCGATCTCAATGCTGATGTGCTAGTAGGAAAATCGTTCAAAGTGAATGACGAAATTTCTTTAACACCCAATTTGGGAGCAAGTTACCGCAATACAAAGACAGATCTGACCATCAACCAAGGTTCAGGAGTTTTGGTGCCTGGAGTCTATACGATTGTCGGGTTAAAAAATAAATCTGTTGCCTATTCAGAGACAGAGCAAGAGACACAGTCGGTATATGGGACTTTGGAATTTGCTTATCGGGATATTTTATACCTGACCGGGAGTGCTCGTTCAGACTGGTTTTCCACCCTTGCAGCACCTGGCAAAAACAATAAGTTGAGTGTGCTCTATCCATCCATTAGTGGTTCTTTTGTCTTTACTGAGTTTATAAACTCTGGAGCACTTAGTTTTGGTAAGTTAAGGGCAGGGTATGCAGTAGTTGGTCAGGCTACACGTCCATACCAGACCGCTTTAACATATAGTGTCCTTAGTCAGTCTTTAGGAGGAGCTTCTCTAGGGCAAATCACAAATTTGGAAATTCCAAACTCAGGACTTAAAGCTTCCAAAGCCTCTGAGTTGGAGATAGGTACAGATTTGCGGTTCTTTAACAACCGATTGAATATCGATTTGACTTGGTATAAAAAGCGCTCGGATGATGAGATTACGAGTGTGACTACGTCAAGTACCGTTGGTTATGATGGTGCTATTCTCAACTCCGGATCTATTGAAAATAAAGGTGTTGAAGCTTTGATTTCGGGTGTCATCATTAAAAAAGACAATTTTAATTGGACTTCCTCCTTGAATATGACCTACAACAAGAATACCGTGCTGTCACTCGCGGATGGCGTATCTGAGCAACTGATTGCAACTTCGCGTTCAGGCGTGGGCTTTCTCAAAAATATTCGTGGAAAGGCTTTGGGACAGATTGTAGCATACGACTACAAATACGATGACAACGGCGAGATTATTAAATTGGCAGATGGCTCGCCTGATCGTGGTGAATTGAAAGAATATGGTTCAGCTTATAACAAATGGTTTGCTGGCTGGAACAATGATTTTACCTATAAGCGCTTTAATTTCGGTTTCTTGATTGATGGTAAGTTTGGAGGCAAATTATTCTCAGGAACAGATTATTTAGGCTATATCAAAGGCTTACATAAAGAAACGTTGGAAAATCGGGAAGGTTTAGGTAATACGGCAGCCAAATTCTATGAGAATACCGCCAATAATACATCTTATCGTTTTGTCAATGACGCTAGTTTTATCAAATTTAGACAGTTGACATTTGGATATAGTTTCCCTGCTTCGGTATTTAACAATAAAATTAGTGGTTTGAATATAAGCCTTGTTGCACGTAATCTTTTCATACTGATGAAGAAAACGGATAACATCGACCCCGAGTCCAGTTACAATGCGACTTTTCCAGGTCTGGAATTGGGTGGTATGCCCCCAGCCAGAACCTTTGGGGTGAATTTGAATGTTAAGTTTTAATGGAGAAAGGACGATAAAACTGAGATGCCAATAGCATCAACTCGAACGCTCATTAACAATGAAATGCAATCGGATAATTGATGAACAAATAATTATATTCTGATGAAAAATAACGTAATAAAAATATATGGTCTTTTAGTAGTTGCCGGGCTTATGGGAATGACCGCGTGTACCAAAGACTTTGAAAAGATTAACACGGATCCA encodes:
- a CDS encoding K(+)-transporting ATPase subunit C, coding for MKLHLLSAIRLTLATLVLFTVIYPLIIWSIAQVAPNQGKGFVVQNRTQTAVFYENIGQSFTQDKYFWSRPSAVDYNAAGSGASNKGPSNSEYLEVVKGRIQAFMVHNPDVQRAQIPVDLVTASGSGLDPHISVQAATVQVSRIAKIRNIPTDQLKRLIEQQVEKPLLGLFGPQQVNVLRLNLALDALVQ
- a CDS encoding Crp/Fnr family transcriptional regulator, giving the protein MKNFSYSGYLTSNTDIDTQTIEHLVMNCRVLTVKKGNYLLRAGEVGKLSYFVEEGLLKQYSIDDKGKEHILQFAPENWIVSDRGSVYFGLPSDYYIQAIEDSKVVQIDEEFIVQLAKENQSFLEFNNKSLHNHIRHLQKRITLLLSATAEQRYLDFIKIYPNLTLRVPQILIASYLGITPESLSRVRKDLAHKNFNR
- the kdpB gene encoding potassium-transporting ATPase subunit KdpB; the encoded protein is MNSENKKLLQPDLLKEAFGQAFLKLNPKSMFRNPVMFTVEIGTVVMLVVTLWTLTGERSQGSFGYNFTVFVVLLLTLLFANFAEAIAEARGKAQADSLRKTREETPAKVLKKDSTEIVQIASSQLQKGDIFLCEAGDVIPTDGEIIEGLATIDESAITGESAPVIREAGGDKSSVTGGTKVLSDKIKVIVTSQPGESFLDKMIALVEGASRQKTPNEIALTILLAGFTLVFVIVTVTLKPFADYANVSITIASFIALFVCLIPTTIGGLLSAIGIAGMDRALRANVITKSGKAVETAGDIDVLLLDKTGTITIGNRKATQFYAAGGIAAERLIRAAALGSTADDTPEGKSIVELAALDPLSLHVEQPRYINFTAETRTSGVDFGDTRIRKGSTDAIKAIVTQAGHPFPTEVDEKVKFISSNGGTPLVVSENEEVMGVIELQDIIKPGIQERFQRLRKMGIKTVMVTGDNPLTAKFIAEKAGVDDFIAEAKPEDKMNYIKREQAEGRLVAMMGDGTNDAPALAQADVGVAMNSGTQAAKEAGNMVDLDNDPTKLIEVVEIGKQLLMTRGTLTTFSIANDVAKYFAIIPALFITAIPALQGLNIMNLTSPQSAILSAVIFNAIIIPMLIPLALKGVAYKPIGASALLRRNLFVYGFGGIVIPFIGIKLIDVVVSLFI
- a CDS encoding ATP-binding protein, giving the protein MKIKAKLTLGVGSLFLLIILLAGVSTYYVNSLKKDTKNILRANYNTLEYGRGMLLTLDEIQKDPTAIEVFESNLQKQIQNETEPGEKEATEQIVKHFDALKKDQNDSALFVFLRRDITEVMRLNMEAIVRKSDVANNTAESAIVWISVTGALCFLFAFVLLVNLPGNIADPIKELTVSIKQIAAQQYGQRVHFEGHSEFGELAQSFNTMAQKLEEYSNSKLANIMKEKTRIETLINNMHDPVIGIDEHKKILFANEEALKVAGLNWLEIQGRQIQDIAVSNDLVRSLITDLVAGHSVSTNGEPIKIAADGKQQYFDKEVLDINIVPTGEQTPQLIGHVILLKNITPFKELDFAKTNFIATVSHELKTPISSIKMSLNILNHVRTGTLNEEQQQLLESIGDDSERLLKITSELLNMSQVETGNIQLNIQQADPTHILKYALEATKVSADQKMLQVTTVVDANLPVLSVDPEKTAWVLTNFITNAIRYAPEQTEIIVSLCRDNDRILFSVRDFGPGIDHRYQERIFERYFQIPGSSKAGTGLGLAISKEFIENQGGRIGVDSEQGMGSTFYFYFPIR
- a CDS encoding RNA polymerase sigma factor, whose protein sequence is MKNRLAYRLLWERIRNGDEDAFFDLYKSLYYELVNFGVRTSGDVDLSSEATDQVFVTIWEKREKLERVENVQAYLITFLKRKILRLLEKQNKINKALQNVKAEDDWFEMPYEEFIIQVQTNEWIQHRLKEALDKLTFRQKQLIHLKFFEGLTYEQIASRTQQTIKTAYNTVYDALKILREELKDI
- a CDS encoding porin — its product is MNLFIKYLTFGVILSPLVTPERSYAQTTSNPLIISGYAEAYYTQDFNKPSQHMRPGFIYSHNRANEININLAYIKANYTSEQVRSNLALAAGTYMNANYSAEPGVLKNVYEANVGVKISKRHNLWIDAGIMPSHLGFESAVGKDNWTLTRSLFAENSPYFETGAKITYTTTDDRWVLSGLFLNGWQRIQRIDGNSTPAFGHQLTFKPNERLLINSGSFVGSDKADSVKQMRYFHNLYAIYQITDKWGVTAGFDLGVQQKAKGSEDYSTWYTPVFVTRYSPSQRVNIVARAEYYKDNDQVIISTGTDRGFQTTGFSLNVDYVILANVMWRTELRNLKSKDAIFTNRNTEPTDNSLTATTALTFSF
- a CDS encoding GNAT family N-acetyltransferase — its product is MEIKHIKDTQKGYFSMIDNEKEAGRVTYTHAGDTKIIIDHTDVSDAYRGQSIGKKIVLEIVSYARENNIKILPLCPFAKSVFDKTPEIKDVLF
- a CDS encoding sensor protein KdpD — protein: MDNDRKNAEYFLSLIKKSRKGKFKIYIGMSAGVGKTYRMLQEAHALLRTGIDVKIGYIETHHRAETHELSIGLPTIPRRKSFYKGKELEEMDVQAILNVRPEVVLVDELAHSNIEGSKNEKRWQDVIEILEAGISVISAVNIQHIESLNEEVRGITGIEVKERIPDRVITMADEVVNIDLTAEDLIIRLKEGKIYPQDKIKTALANFFQNNHILQLRQLALKEVASHVVRQVDHVVPRDGKNKHDRFLACIGSDAKKAKNVIRKTARLASYYGGDWFVLYVQTPREDVHKIPLDKQRMLINNFKLATELGGKVLQVKDRKVPNAIMEQVTKMNITTVCIGKPKLSLIRIIWATGVFNELLKKLSSANIDLVILS